The genomic window GCTGGCATCTGTAACAATGCTGGTAATGTATTAGGAATGATGCCCCACCCTGAAAGAGCTTCCGATCCTATGCTTGGCGGTACAGATGGTTTAAAGCTGTTTCAAGGCTTGTTAGCAAAAGTTGCAGCTTTAGCTTAAGACGGCACTAATATCTAATACAAATCCTGGTAATACTTCCTCTCCTGACAGATTTACTGGATTTTCTAGTAATTCTACAGTACGATCAGGGCGATATATTTCTACTCGTCGCGTCTTTGCATCAATTAACCAACCCAGACGCGCACCATTATCGATATATTCCTGCATTTTTAACTGAGTTTGTTTGAGGGAATCGTTAGGAGAAGGTAACTCAACAACAAAATCGGGACACAAGGGGATAAATTTTTGTTTTTGCTGGGGTGTAAGAGCTTCCCATCGCTCTTGTTTT from Synechocystis sp. PCC 7509 includes these protein-coding regions:
- a CDS encoding Uma2 family endonuclease → MDAATVSLPPTLQLSLNLTDEQFFQLCQNNRELQFERTASGEPIIMPPTGGETGNRNFEITVGIGIWNKKYNLGKGFDSSTGFKLPNGANRSSDASWVKQERWEALTPQQKQKFIPLCPDFVVELPSPNDSLKQTQLKMQEYIDNGARLGWLIDAKTRRVEIYRPDRTVELLENPVNLSGEEVLPGFVLDISAVLS